The genomic DNA CGCCGGTTTGCTGGTGGTTCTGTCCATTGAGTTCATCGACAAGGTTCTCAGGATCGACGACCCGGTCGGCGCGGCGTCCGTGCACGGCGTGTGCGGCGCGTGGGGCACCATTGCCTGCGGTCTGTTCAACACCGACGGCGGTCTGCTGTTCGGCGGTGGATTCGCCCAGCTGGGCGTGCAGCTCATCGGCGTGGGCGTGTTCTTTGCCTGGGCCTTTGGCGCGGGTTTCATCCTCATGACGGTGATCAAGGGCGTGTTCGGCCTGCGCGTGGAAAAGGAAGAGGAGCTCAAGGGCCTGGACATTGCCGAGCACGGCAGCGAGTCCTACAGCGGATTCCAGCTCTTCAGCAACGAGTAGGCGACATCCGCGATCATCAGACATCATCAAGGAGATTAGTGAAATGAAGCTCATCATAGCATACATCAGGCCCGAAAAGCTCAACGACGTGAAGCAGGCGCTTTACGCCAAGGAGATATACTCCCTGTCCGTGACCAATATCCTTGGCTCCGGTCGGCAGAAGGGATTTACCGAGACCTATCGCGGCGTGCAGATGGAGGTGAACCTGCTCAAGAAGGTGCGCCTTGAGATCGGCGTCAACGACGACTTCGAGGCCAAGGCCATCGAGGCCATCAAGGCCGCCGGACAGACGGGCAAGGAAGGCGACGGCGTCATCTTCGTGACCGAGCTGGCCAAGGCCATGCGCATCAGAACGGGCGAGGACGGAATCCTCTAGGAACGGAAATGCGATGACATACGGGATCCGGGGCGGCCCAAGCCGCCCCGGCCCTTGCCCGAAGAATATCCATGAATCAAGCCCGCCCGCGGACAACGCTGAAATGACGACAGACACCCTTATGCCCATCACTGTGACCGACCTCCACGAAATCATCGAGACGGGCGCCATCGTCACCCATTTCCAGCCTCAGGTCTCGCTCAAGCGCAAGGCCGTCATCGGGCTTGAGGCGCTCAGCCGGGGGTTTGATGGGGCCAGCGGCGAGATCATCCCGCCGTCGGTCCTGTTCGGCCTGGCCAGCGACCCGGAGACGCGGCTCGCCCTGGACCGTGTCTGCCGCACGCGGGCTGCGGAATCATTCGCCGCCCTGCATCGGCGCGACAAGAGCGTCATGCTCTCCATGAACATCGACGCCGCCTGTATCAGCGAGGACACCAGGGGGTCCAACCACCTGCTCAAGCTGATCAAGCGGTGCGACATCAGTCCAAACAACGTCATCATCGAGATCATTGAATCCCGGTGCGAGGACATGGACGCCCTGCTGGAGTTCGTCCGCTTCTACCGGAAAAAGAACTTCCTCATCGCGCTTGACGACGTGGGCGCGGGTTTCTCCAACCTGGACCGCATTCCGCTGCTCAAGCCGGACGTGCTCAAGCTCGACCGTTCGCTCATCAGCGGGGTCAACGAGCAGTTCCACAAGCTTGAGGTGGCGCGCAGTTTCGTGCAGATGGCCAACCGGCTGGGCTGCCTTGTCCTGGCCGAGGGCGTGGAGACGAGCGAGGAGACCATGTGCCTCCTGGCCAACGGGATCGATGTCTTTCAGGGGTTCTTCTTTGCCCGGCCCGCGCCCGGGCTGGACGCCGTGCCCGGCATGGCCGACAAGGTGGACGCCCTGGCCGAGAAGCACCGGCACAACCGCACCCGGCGCATCGCCGAAGAGAAGCGTCTCTTCTCCAGCTACGATCTGACCATCCTGACCATGTGCCAGGGGCTGTCCGAAACCCCGTCGCGCGGGCTCAACCAGGCGCTGACTCAGTTCATCGATCAGCACGAGGGCGTGGAGTGCGTCTATGTGCTCGACATGAAGGGGCGGCAGGTGTCCGACACCCTGTGCG from Pseudodesulfovibrio aespoeensis Aspo-2 includes the following:
- a CDS encoding P-II family nitrogen regulator yields the protein MKLIIAYIRPEKLNDVKQALYAKEIYSLSVTNILGSGRQKGFTETYRGVQMEVNLLKKVRLEIGVNDDFEAKAIEAIKAAGQTGKEGDGVIFVTELAKAMRIRTGEDGIL
- a CDS encoding EAL domain-containing protein, giving the protein MTTDTLMPITVTDLHEIIETGAIVTHFQPQVSLKRKAVIGLEALSRGFDGASGEIIPPSVLFGLASDPETRLALDRVCRTRAAESFAALHRRDKSVMLSMNIDAACISEDTRGSNHLLKLIKRCDISPNNVIIEIIESRCEDMDALLEFVRFYRKKNFLIALDDVGAGFSNLDRIPLLKPDVLKLDRSLISGVNEQFHKLEVARSFVQMANRLGCLVLAEGVETSEETMCLLANGIDVFQGFFFARPAPGLDAVPGMADKVDALAEKHRHNRTRRIAEEKRLFSSYDLTILTMCQGLSETPSRGLNQALTQFIDQHEGVECVYVLDMKGRQVSDTLCDPLKLKKSKRFLYEPARVGADHSLKEYFLPIQAGLEKFTTDPYISLASGNLCTTISRVFYHKCCGRHLILCTDMSREDMACGL